CATTCCCACCCCCCAGCACTGGGTCCTGCACCCCCCGACCCCTTGCCAGCGGCCTAGCAGTCAGTGTGCAAACCAGGCAGAAGAATCATGTTTATTGGAGAGACGGGGACGGGGTGGGCTCAGCACGAAGCAGGGGTTACGTTAGGCAGAGGAGACTCAGGTGGCCAGGAAGCCTCCGTCCACCGGCACGGTGGAACCCGTGGTCATGCTGCTCCGGTCACTCAGAAGGAAAAGGATGACGTCCACCACATTCTCCACCTCTGTGGGCAGGGTGGAAGTCAGGGCACAGGTGGAGGGGGCTGCCCTCATCCTTCCCTCTCACTTCTCACCTAGGCGGGTACGGGGGCTACTGGTGCACCCCCCCCCGGCTGGGCTCCTGCCTGACTCACCAGCAAACCTGCCAAGTGGGATTCGATCCAGCATGGCCTTGGCCTTCTGGGGGTCGCTCCAGTTGGCCTGGGCCATGGGGGTCATCACCACTGTGGGGTTCACCGCATTCACGCGGATCTGCACCGGGACAGACAGGAGGTCAGCAAGGCAGGCTAGGCGCCCAGGGCACGAGGGCTGGGTGATGGGAGGCGTCCCAGGGGGGCTCACCTTGTGTGGCCCAAGCTCCAGAGCCATCACCCTGGTCAGCATGTCCACGGCACCCTTGGTAGAACCTGTGAGGAGTGGCGTGCCTGGAGCCTGACGGCTGCAGGCTTGGGGGTCGGGGGGTTCGGGCGGGAGCACACCTGGGGCTTACTCACAGTAGACGCTGTGGTTGGTTATTGCGCGCTGTGAGGCCTGGCTGGAGATATTCACGATGGCCCCCGGGGCCCCCCTAGCTATCAGGCCCCTCGCCACGATCTGGAATTGCAGAGGGAGCGTGAGGCAGAACTCGTCACCCACTAgttcccaccccagccctgaaGGCGGCTCACCTGAGACACCTGGATGACAGCCCGCAGGTTCACATCGAAGGATCTGGAGGCAGATGGAGAGACCCCGGTCAGGGACTGGGGCTGCTGCTGCAGGGGACAGCCCTGCCCCCGGGGGCGTCTACCCTGGTCAGCTCACGTGTCACACGCCTCCTTGGTGACCTCCAGGAAGGGCTGCAGCAGCGCCACGGCGGCATTGTTCACCAGGAGGTCCACGGGGCCCACACTGCCCAGTGCCCGCTCCGTGGCGTCCCAGTCACCCAGGTCCACGCACACGGGCTCCACCCCCGGACACTGTGCGTAGCGGGGGGAGGGACAGCTACCAGCGGCTCCCCGCCCCAAAAGGGGCGCTGCCTCACCGATCTTTCAGCCTGACAGGGGGCGGGGCTAGAGGTCCCAGAGGATACCTTCTTGGGGTTCAGAACGCAGGCTGCTGAGGGAGGTGGTAGAGGACCTAACGCGGCCCCTGGGCATCTCGGGGCTTGGTGACCTGGAGGCTGGCCCCGCCTCCGGCCAGTCCACTTCCTGCGTCCCAAGGCCCCGGGCCGGCAAAGCAGCCATTTCTGCCTCCTCCCAAGCCCAGGGGGCGTTGCCGTTCCACCGGAGGCCGCGCGCCCTGGGAGGGGCTGCTCAGGGTCCTGGGTCAGCCCCTGCGCCCCGCGCCTGCGCGTCCCGGCCCTCTCGCCACCCCCGGGGCCGGGACAGAGCTGCGCCTACCTCGAGGACCAGGCTGTCCAGGTCGGCCCGGGTCCGGCTCAAGGCCACCACCTGCACCCCCGCCGCGTGCAGCGCCTTGACAGTGCCGCGCCCGATGCCTGCGGGGAGCGCGGCTCAGTGCGTGCGtcccc
The sequence above is drawn from the Lynx canadensis isolate LIC74 chromosome E1, mLynCan4.pri.v2, whole genome shotgun sequence genome and encodes:
- the DCXR gene encoding L-xylulose reductase, with product MDLGLAGRRALVTGAGKGIGRGTVKALHAAGVQVVALSRTRADLDSLVLECPGVEPVCVDLGDWDATERALGSVGPVDLLVNNAAVALLQPFLEVTKEACDTSFDVNLRAVIQVSQIVARGLIARGAPGAIVNISSQASQRAITNHSVYCSTKGAVDMLTRVMALELGPHKIRVNAVNPTVVMTPMAQANWSDPQKAKAMLDRIPLGRFAEVENVVDVILFLLSDRSSMTTGSTVPVDGGFLAT